The bacterium nucleotide sequence ATTTTTCTGGATGTTATCCCACCATATTTATGCAAAAGATTTACTGCCTCTGTAACTCTTTTTTGTAATTTACTCGCTTTATCAATATCTTTATTTTTGAAACTTTTATAAATTTCCACAAATATTTCAGGCAAAACATTCTGTGTTGAACCAATGCTTCCAATAACTCCCATTGTTAAAGCAGGTAAAAATAATTCATCAGGACCACTAAATGCAATCCATTTTCCCTTCATTTTTAAAAGAAGGTCCTGTAAGAGATAAAAATCAGTATATGTATACTTCAGTCCTATAATATTTTTTATTTCACCAAGTTTCAATATTTCTTCATTTTTTAAAGTTACTCCTGTGGTTTGAGGAATATAATAGAAAAAGAATGGAAGAGAAATTGAAGAGGCAACTTCTTTATAAAAATTGAAAATTTCTTCAAAACTGAAACTGTAATAAAATGGTGGTATTGAAGAAACAGCATCAACTTTAATTTTTTCTGAATGTTTAGCAAGTTTTATAGTATTTTTTGTACTTAAACTACCTATATGAACAATAATTCTTAATTTGTCTTCTACTTCTTCCTTAACAATTTCTGCAACTTTTTT carries:
- a CDS encoding dihydrodipicolinate synthase family protein yields the protein MKEKFYGVYAALLTPFNENGNVCEKRLRKLVKFLISKGIDGLYVCGSTGEFPLMDIEERKKVAEIVKEEVEDKLRIIVHIGSLSTKNTIKLAKHSEKIKVDAVSSIPPFYYSFSFEEIFNFYKEVASSISLPFFFYYIPQTTGVTLKNEEILKLGEIKNIIGLKYTYTDFYLLQDLLLKMKGKWIAFSGPDELFLPALTMGVIGSIGSTQNVLPEIFVEIYKSFKNKDIDKASKLQKRVTEAVNLLHKYGGITSRKIALKFRGIDAGFAREPFLKDLSNEKKEKFRKEWLEKFPEFSEGIK